In Drosophila yakuba strain Tai18E2 chromosome X, Prin_Dyak_Tai18E2_2.1, whole genome shotgun sequence, a single genomic region encodes these proteins:
- the LOC6525835 gene encoding mitochondrial import inner membrane translocase subunit Tim13 → MAPNQHDLERIRQQIVLANIQELIQKMTRRCFDVCIAMPGLELRSTEHDCLANCMDRFMDSVQVVSCQYFRRRRRHQQIRLARSSASIASPPATASIPKSTSIPKSPATSASEHAPSASNEEKVK, encoded by the coding sequence ATGGCGCCCAACCAGCACGACCTCGAGCGGATTCGCCAGCAGATCGTGTTGGCCAACATCCAGGAGCTGATCCAGAAGATGACGCGTCGCTGCTTCGACGTATGCATCGCCATGCCGGGACTGGAGTTGCGCTCCACGGAGCACGACTGCCTGGCCAACTGTATGGATCGGTTCATGGACTCGGTTCAGGTGGTGTCGTGTCAATATTTCCGACGCCGGCGTCGCCATCAGCAAATCCGTTTGGCCCGCTCCTCCGCCTCCATCGCATCACCACCCGCAACCGCTTCCATACCTAAATCCACATCCATACCCAAATCCCCAGCAACAAGCGCATCTGAACACGCACCTAGTGCCTCCAATGAGGAAAAGGTCAAATGA
- the LOC6525832 gene encoding probable cytochrome P450 308a1 produces the protein MESRSVLHTQLFSAIQLHCECNWSGLVPFQLFRCPKMLLLLLLFILLAATLLVWKRQGNHWRRLGLEAPFGWPLVGNMLDFALARRSYGEVYQEIYTQNSGLRYVCFYRLFNEPAILVRDQELLRHILVGSNFANCADNAVYVDHQRDVLASHNPFIANGNRWRLLRADLVPLFTPSRMRQTLPHVAQACQLLRDQVPLGRFEAKDLATRYTLQVVASAIFGLDAHCLGSREKVASPSRWLEWLAPLFQPSAWSLLETMSLLHSSRLGRLIGHRYVPLPLQHWFRELVAARSGGDNLLQWLAESKRGLEMEELAGHATTLLLEGYETSAMLLAFVLYELALNEEAQQRLHFELDAVAQRHAGNLLDQVALGELRYAEAALLEALRLHPAMQALQKRCTKSFTLPAQKSGAGELKVHVGTVLVLPVQAIHLDSELYPAPKEFRPDRFLHQPPPVGCRFLGFGAGPRMCPGMRLGLLQTKAALATLLQDHCVLLADEGQCRVEVSPLTFLTASRKGIWLRFERRTPG, from the exons ATGGAATCACGCAGCGTGCTTCACACTCAGCTGTTTTCAGCTATTCAGCTCCACTGTGAATGCAACTGGAGTGGGCTTGTGCCTTTCCAGCTTTTCAGATGCCCGAagatgctgctgctactgctgctctTCATCCTTTTGGCCGCCACGCTGCTGGTTTGGAAACGGCAGGGCAATCACTGGCGTCGCCTGGGACTGGAGGCACCGTTTGGCTGGCCATTGGTGGGTAATATGCTGGACTTTGCCCTGGCACGACGCTCCTATGGCGAGGTTTACCAGGAGATCTACAC TCAGAATTCGGGACTGAGATATGTGTGCTTCTATCGCCTGTTCAACGAGCCCGCCATTCTGGTGCGCGACCAGGAGCTGCTGCGCCACATCCTGGTGGGCAGCAACTTTGCCAACTGTGCGGACAACGCCGTCTACGTGGACCACCAGCGTGATGTCCTGGCCAGCCACAATCCCTTCATCGCCAACGGGAATCGCTGGCGACTCCTGAGAGCCGACCTGGTGCCACTCTTCACACCCAGTCGAATGCGCCAGACCTTGCCGCATGTGGCCCAAGCTTGTCAGTTGCTCCGGGATCAGGTGCCCCTGGGAAGGTTCGAGGCCAAGGATTTGGCCACGCGCTATACGCTGCAAGTGGTGGCCTCTGCGATCTTTGGGCTGGATGCCCACTGCCTGGGCAGTCGAGAAAAGGTGGCTTCACCAAGTCGCTGGCTGGAGTGGCTGGCACCGCTCTTTCAGCCAAGTGCCTGGAGTTTGCTGGAGACCATGTCACTGCTGCACTCGTCCCGCTTGGGACGCCTAATTGGCCACAG ATACGTACCCCTGCCGCTGCAGCATTGGTTCAGGGAGTTGGTGGCAGCAAGAAGTGGCGGCGACAACCTGCTCCAATGGCTGGCGGAGAGCAAGAGGGGCTTGGAAATGGAGGAGCTGGCTGGACATGCCACCACTCTCCTGCTAGAGGGCTACGAGACCTCGGCAATGCTACTGGCATTCGTCCTCTACGAATTGGCCCTCAATGAGGAGGCCCAGCAACGTCTGCACTTCGAATTGGATGCAGTGGCTCAGCGCCACGCTGGCAATCTGCTGGACCAAGTGGCTCTGGGTGAGCTGCGCTATGCTGAAGCTGCGCTCTTGGAGGCACTGCGTCTACACCCGGCCATGCAGGCTCTGCAGAAGCGCTGCACCAAGTCATTCACGCTTCCTGCCCAGAaatcaggagcaggagaacTCAAGGTGCATGTGGGCACTGTGCTGGTGCTGCCCGTTCAGGCCATTCATCT AGATTCCGAATTGTATCCGGCACCCAAGGAGTTTCGTCCAGATCGCTTTCTGCATCAGCCACCACCAGTGGGCTGTCGGTTTTTGGGCTTCGGTGCCGGACCACGAATGTGTCCGGGAATGCGACTTGGGCTGCTCCAGACGAAGGCTGCCCTGGCCACACTGCTGCAGGATCACTGCGTCCTGCTGGCGGATGAGGGGCAGTGCAGGGTGGAGGTGTCGCCGCTCACTTTCCTCACCGCCAGCAGGAAGGGCATTTGGCTGCGTTTTGAGAGAAGGACACCTGGATAA
- the LOC6525833 gene encoding cholecystokinin receptor type A produces the protein MDLGLDLDVDLGLDMGLASTPSSTVAPPATARTPGNRSVVRVSADVPIWVVPCYSAILLCAVVGNLLVVLTLVQNRRMRTITNVFLLNLAISDILLGVFCMPVTLVGTLLRHFIFGELLCKLIQFAQAASVAVSSWTLVAISCERYYAICHPLRSRTWQTINHANKIIAIIWLGSLVCMTPIAAFSQLMPTSRPGLRKCREQWPADSLNYERAYNLFLDLALLVLPLLALSFTYLFITRTLYVSMRNERAMNFGSSGPEVSASSAAVTGPGSQRRHNGSHCQSLDTIVTHQHNPHQQHPQHHHHSQNYYADYGHSGSKRRLIGGGGGSCEGRRHLYCMRSASVKSVRHQQINGGGGTVTLSGTGAGNGECCSRMHRMRQQMQLQQQGYVSDSECRRKSLSQPSLRITEAGLRRSNETKSLESKKRVVKMLFVLVLEFFICWTPLYVINTMTMLLGPTVYEYVDYTAISFLQLLAYSSSCCNPITYCFMNASFRRAFVDTFKGMRVCERLCAPCCFWRRRSKNETNLSVAGNSIALANSVMSSHTILESPRL, from the exons ATGGATCTCGGACTCGATCTGGATGTGGATCTGGGTCTGGACATGGGCCTAGCCAGCACACCCAGCAGCACAGTGGCGCCGCCCGCAACCGCCAGGACGCCGGGTAACAGGAGCGTGGTGCGGGTCAGTGCTGATGTGCCCATCTGGGTGGTGCCGTGCTATTCGGCCATCCTGCTGTGCGCCGTGGTGGGGAACCTGTTGGTGGTGTTGACCCTCGTCCAGAATCGTCGCATGCGCACCATCACCAACGTATTCCTGCTCAATCTGGCCATCTCGGACATCCTGCTCGGTGTATTCTGCATGCCAGTGACCCTGGTGGGCACTCTGCTGAGGCACTTCATCTTTGGGGAGCTGCTCTGCAAGCTCATCCAGTTTGCACAGG CTGCCTCGGTAGCCGTTTCCTCCTGGACACTGGTGGCCATCTCCTGCGAGCGCTACTACGCCATCTGCCATCCGCTGCGGTCGCGCACCTGGCAGACGATCAACCATGCCAACAAgatcatcgccatcatctGGCTGGGCAGCCTGGTGTGCATGACGCCCATTGCCGCCTTCAGCCAGCTGATGCCCACCAGTCGACCAG GACTTCGCAAGTGCCGTGAGCAGTGGCCAGCGGACAGCCTCAACTACGAGCGGGCCTACAATCTGTTCCTGGACCTGGCCCTGCTGGTGCTACCACTTCTGGCCCTGAGTTTCACCTACCTGTTCATCACGCGCACCTTGTACGTGAGCATGCGCAACGAACGGGCCATGAACTTTGGCAGCAGTGGGCCGGAGGTCAGTGCCTCCTCCGCCGCTGTCACAGGACCTGGCAGCCAGCGACGGCACAACGGAAGCCATTGTCAGTCCCTCGACACGATTGTGACCCACCAGCACAATCCGCACCAGCAGCACccgcagcaccaccaccattcCCAGAACTACTATG CGGACTACGGTCACAGTGGCAGCAAGCGGCGATTGatcggcggcggaggaggttCCTGCGAGGGAAGGCGTCATCTGTACTGCATGAGGAGTGCGTCCGTGAAGTCCGTGCGGCATCAGCAGATCAACGGCGGCGGTGGAACTGTGACTCTGAGCGGCACTGGAGCTGGAAATGGCGAGTGCTGCAGCCGGATGCACAGGATGCGCCAGCagatgcaactgcagcagcagggcTATGTGAGCGACAGTGAGTGCCGGCGCAAGTCCTTGTCGCAGCCCAGTCTGCGGATCACAGAGGCGGGACTGCGAAG ATCGAACGAAACGAAGAGTCTGGAGAGCAAGAAGCGGGTGGTCAAGATGCTGTTCGTCCTGGTGCTGGAGTTCTTCATCTGCTGGACGCCGCTGTACGTGATCAACACGATGACCATGCTGCTGGGGCCGACggtgtacgagtatgtggACTACACGGCCATCAGTTTCCTTCAGCTGCTGGCCTactcctccagctgctgcaaTCCGATCACCTACTGCTTCATGAACGCCAGCTTCCGGCGCGCCTTCGTGGACACCTTCAAGGGGATGAGGGTGTGCGAGCGGCTGTGCGCTCCCTGCTGCTTCTGGCGGCGACGCTCCAAGAACGAGACGAACCTCTCGGTGGCCGGCAACTCCATTGCGCTGGCCAACTCGGTCATGTCCAGCCACACGATCCTCGAGAGTCCGCGCCTCTGA
- the LOC6525829 gene encoding cytochrome P450 18a1, producing MLADSYLIKFLLRQLQLQQDGDAQHLLMVFLGLLALVTLLQWLVRNYRELRKLPPGPWGLPVIGYLLFMGNEKHTRFMELAKQYGSLFSTRLGSQLTVVMSDYKMIRECFRREEFTGRPDTPFMQTLNGYGIINSTGKLWKDQRRFLHDKLRQFGMTYMGNGKQQMQKRIMTEVHEFIGHLHASDGQPVDMSPVISVAVSNVICSLMMSTRFSIDDPKFRRFNFLIEEGMRLFGEIHTVDYIPTMQCFPSISTAKNKIAQNRAEMQRFYQDVIDDHKRSFDPSNIRDLVDFYLCEIEKAKAEGTDAELFDGKNHEEQLVQVIIDLFSAGMETIKTTLLWINVFMLRNPKEMRRVQDELDQVVGRHRLPTIEDLQYLPITESTILESMRRSSIVPLATTHSPTRDVELNGYTIPAGSHVIPLINSVHMDPNLWEKPEEFRPSRFIDTEGKVRKPEYFIPFGVGRRMCLGDVLARMELFLFFASFMHCFDIALPEGQPLPSLKGNVGATITPESFKVCLKRRPLAPTAADPHHMRNVGAN from the exons ATGCTGGCCGACTCGTACCTGATCAAGTTTCTGCTGCgccagctgcaactgcagcaggatGGCGATGCCCAGCACCTGTTGATGGTCTTCCTGGGCCTGCTGGCCCTGGTCACACTCCTCCAGTGGCTGGTGAGGAACTATCGGGAGCTGCGCAAACTGCCGCCAGGTCCCTGGGGACTGCCCGTCATCGGTTATCTGCTGTTCATGGGCAACGAGAAGCACACACGCTTCATGGAGCTGGCCAAGCAGTACGGATCCCTGTTCTCCACGCGACTGGGCAGCCAGCTGACCGTCGTGATGAGCGACTACAAGATGATCCGCGAGTGCTTCCGGCGCGAGGAGTTCACCGGACGCCCGGATACTCCCTTCATGCAGACGCTGAATGGCTATG GCATCATCAACAGCACTGGCAAACTGTGGAAGGATCAGCGCCGCTTTCTGCACGACAAGCTCCGCCAGTTCGGCATGACCTACATGGGCAACGGCAAGCAGCAGATGCAGAAGCGCATCATG ACGGAAGTGCACGAGTTCATCGGCCACTTGCATGCCAGCGATGGCCAGCCCGTGGACATGTCACCCGTCATCTCGGTGGCCGTCAGCAATGTGATCTGCAGCCTGATGATGAGCACCCGGTTCAGCATCGATGATCCCAAGTTCCGGCGCTTCAACTTCCTCATTGAGGAGGGCATGCGGCTGTTCGGAGAGATCCACACCGTTGACTACATACCCACCATGCAGTGCTTCCCCAGCATCTCTACGGCCAAGAACAAGATCGCCCAGAATCGCGCCGAGATGCAGCGTTTCTACCAGGACGTCATCGATGACCACAAGCGCAGCTTCGATCCCAGCAACATTCGCGACCTGGTCGACTTCTATCTCTGCGAGATCGAGAAGGCCAAGGCCGAAGGCACCGATGCCGAGCTCTTCGATGGCAAGAATCACG AGGAGCAACTGGTGCAGGTGATCATCGATCTGTTCTCCGCCGGCATGGAAACCATCAAGACCACGCTGCTGTGGATCAATGTGTTCATGCTGCGCAATCCCAAGGAGATGCGCCGCGTCCAGGACGAACTGGACCAGGTGGTGGGACGCCATCGCCTGCCCACCATTGAGGATCTGCAGTACCTGCCCATCACCGAGTCCACCATTCTGGAGTCGATGCGCCGTTCCAGCATCGTTCCCTTGGCCACCACTCACTCGCCCACAAG GGATGTGGAACTCAATGGGTACACCATACCGGCCGGCTCGCATGTCATCCCGCTGATCAATAGCGTCCACATGGATCCCAATCTGTGGGAGAAGCCCGAGGAATTCCGCCCCTCGCGTTTCATCGACACCGAGGGCAAGGTGCGCAAGCCGGAGTACTTCATACCCTTCGGCGTGGGCAGGCGGATGTGCCTGGGCGATGTGCTGGCGCGGATGGAGCTCTTCCTGTTCTTCGCCTCCTTCATGCACTGCTTCGACATCGCCCTGCCCGAGGGTCAGCCGCTGCCCAGTCTCAAGGGCAACGTGGGCGCCACCATCACGCCGGAGTCCTTCAAGGTCTGCCTCAAGCGCCGCCCCCTGGCGCCCACTGCCGCCGATCCGCATCACATGCGCAACGTTGGCGCCAACTGA